The genomic segment tattttttttttttaagaatatagtGCTTTACCATTTACAAATCTTTCACATACATTCTCATTTGactctcacaacaaccctgtgaggtaggcatCACGGATATTATTCTCATTAAACAGATGAAGACGGTAAATCTCAGAGCAGTTCACTGATATGCCCAAGGCTCTACAGTTAGTGAGTGATTTGTATTAATATTAGTCTTTGGCCTAAAAATTCAGCACCCAACTTCCCCTCATACTTGCCCCACCTACAtcacaataataaaatgaataataaaatgaatccaGGGCTAGAAAAATactttgagggggaaaaaaagcactgTATAATTATACCTACAAACTATGATTTTCCACAATATATGGCTCATTCCTCTTCTCATCCCAGCTCGTGTGAACCCAGAGTTGTATATTGCCTCTGTTCTGTGCTCAGTAAGCAGATATGGCAGGCAGGGGGTACAGTATGATCCTGTTTAAAGTTACATAAATTACAATGAGGGTAACTGCTATTATTAGGCAAATTGAAAAACAGCAGAAAGGCCAGTGTGCAACTAGGACCCACTAAAGCTCAGAGCAAACCAATCCAAGATTATCAGACAAGCCGTGATTGCATAGAAGGAAAATGTGTCAGAGTTCAaactggcacacacacacagttttctaAGGCAAAGTGGTGGCAAAGAAGAGTTGTGTGTTCCATGTTACACAAACAAGAGCAGAAGACTCATGAGAACCCGTAAAAAAGCATCTTGTGTCACACAGATCCCGTACAAAAGCATCTTGTGTCACACAGATCTCTCCAGCTGCCTATAGGGAATATACACAACAGTGTCACCGTCAAAGAATGACTGTACCTGTGTTCATATCCTGAACTACACCAAGGAATAGCTCCATGCTAAACTGCCTTGGCTAAAATACAACCAGTGCCATCATTCCTAATCAGACTAATAAACAGAATGTCTTTTAAGGTAATGAGTTAGATGGCTGTGTTTAGGTTTTTTCAGGATTTACTTTGGATTCTCCTGCTTTAAGACCCGAAGAAAGTTATATTGAGTTTTTATTGATGATTCTATGTGTTTTTAACAGAATGTGACAGGTgaattaaacatattaaaagagTTCTATAGCATCTGTTCAGAAAAGATTATATACTATACAAACTATTCAAGTCATACAAAACcatttttcattgtctttcaaCTGAGAAGAATCCTATTCAGCACGCTTCTCCTCCTGAGGTGGTTCATACTGAGCAAgctttgctttcagttttttattttcttctacaatAGCTTcgtatttctctttcatttcagccAGTTCTAGGCGAAGCAgctctatttctggattttctgggGTAGCAGCTCCTAAGTGATGCTTTAAAAAATCCAAAGCACTGTTAGGTTTCTCTGGTTCTTCATATAAGGCTACCAACACCTTGGTCAGCGTGTCCAGCACCCCAGACTTCTCCAAGTACCTCCGGAACTGCTCACGCTTCGAGTCAGCGGCTTTGTAATGGGCCATAGTGACAGCGGCAGCGGCATAGCTGGCCCCGGAGACCGCgactgtttttttgtatttttaatagagatggggtttctccatgttggtcagactggtctcaaactctcgacctcagatgatctgcagAAAATTCCATACATAAGtacttaaacttttatttatgcaTGAAATTATTTACagtattgtataaaattaccttcaggatatgtgtataaggtgtatatgaaacataagtgaatttcatgtttagacttgggtttCATTCTCAAGACATTTAATTATATGTGTGCAaatactccaaaatctgaaatacttctgtCCCAAGTATTTGATAAAGGAGATACTCAGACTGTAATCTTAGGGAAAGTTAATCTCTAAATCTGTTTTGTGACTATACACTTCTTTTTACTTCCTTTAAATCACCCATTATGTACCAAGGGATTTCAGTGCTGGAAAAAGATGGGCCATTTCCTACCCTTGGACCTTTCAGTCTAATAAGGGGGACTCGCTAGCTCACTGGGAATTACAGTGCTTAGAGATAAATGCTGCcacagggaaatttataaaggagaatATCCAACTTAGACTAGGAGGGGTCAGGAAAGGGTTTTCCAAGGCAGTGACTTCTAACTTCAGGCTGATGGTGAGGGGTGGGCTATGATTAGAGGGGAAAGACTTGCAGTCAGAGAGAGGAGCACATGCATAAGTCTAGGAATGATTCT from the Saimiri boliviensis isolate mSaiBol1 chromosome 4, mSaiBol1.pri, whole genome shotgun sequence genome contains:
- the LOC101041366 gene encoding c-Myc-binding protein — translated: MAHYKAADSKREQFRRYLEKSGVLDTLTKVLVALYEEPEKPNSALDFLKHHLGAATPENPEIELLRLELAEMKEKYEAIVEENKKLKAKLAQYEPPQEEKRAE